NNNNNNNNNNNNNNNNNNNNNNNNNNNNNNNNNNNNNNNNNNNNNNNNNNNNNNNNNNNNNNNNNNNNNNNNNNNNNNNNNNNNNNNNNNNNNNNNNNNNNNNNNNNNNNNNNNNNNNNNNNNNNNNNNNNNNNNNNNNNNNNNNNNNNNNNNNNNNNNNNNNNNNNNNNNNNNNNNNNNNNNNNNNNNNNNNNNNNNNNNNNNNNNNNNNNNNNNNNNNNNNNNNNNNNNNNNNNNNNNNNNNNNNNNNNNNNNNNNNNNNNNNNNNNNNNNNNNNNNNNNNNNNNNNNNNNNNNNNNNNNNNNNNNNNNNNNNNNNNNNNNNNNNNNNNNNNNNNNNNNNNNNNNNNNNNNNNNNNNNNNNNNNNNNNNNNNNNNNNNNNNNNNNNNNNNNNNNNNNNNNNNNNNNNNNNNNNNNNNNNNNNNNNNNNNNNNNNNNNNNNNNNNNNNNNNNNNNNNNNNNNNNNNNNNNNNNNNNNNNNNNNNNNNNNNNNNNNNNNNNNNNNNNNNNNNNNNNNNNNNNNNNNNNNNNNNNNNNNNNNNNNNNNNNNNNNNNNNNNNNNNNNNNNNNNNNNNNNNNNNNNNNNNNNNNNNNNNNNNNNNNNNNNNNNNNNNNNNNNNNNNNNNNNNNNNNNNNNNNNNNNNNNNNNNNNNNNNNNNNNNNNNNNNNNNNNNNNNNNNNNNNNNNNNNNNNNNNNNNNNNNNNNNNNNNNNNNNNNNNNNNNNNNNNNNNNNNNNNNNNNNNNNNNNNNNNNNNNNNNNNNNNNNNNNNNNNNNNNNNNNNNNNNNNNNNNNNNNNNNNNNNNNNNNNNNNNNNNNNNNNNNNNNNNNNNNNNNNNNNNNNNNNNNNNNNNNNNNNNNNNNNNNNNNNNNNNNNNNNNNNNNNNNNNNNNNNNNNNNNNNNNNNNNNNNNNNNNNNNNNNNNNNNNNNNNNNNNNNNNNNNNNNNNNNNNNNNNNNNNNNNNNNNNNNNNNNNNNNNNNNNNNNNNNNNNNNNNNNNNNNNNNNNNNNNNNNNNNNNNNNNNNNNNNNNNNNNNNNNNNNNNNNNNNNNNNNNNNNNNNNNNNNNNNNNNNNNNNNNNNNNNNNNNNNNNNNNNNNNNNNNNNNNNNNNNNNNNNNNNNNNNNNNNNNNNNNNNNNNNNNNNNNNNNNNNNNNNNNNNNNNNNNNNNNNNNNNNNNNNNNNNNNNNNNNNNNNNNNNNNNNNNNNNNNNNNNNNNNNNNNNNNNNNNNNNNNNNNNNNNNNNNNNNNNNNNNNNNNNNNNNNNNNNNNNNNNNNNNNNNNNNNNNNNNNNNNNNNNNNNNNNNNNNNNNNNNNNNNNNNNNNNNNNNNNNNNNNNNNNNNNNNNNNNNNNNNNNNNNNNNNNNNNNNNNNNNNNNNNNNNNNNNNNNNNNNNNNNNNNNNNNNNNNNNNNNNNNNNNNNNNNNNNNNNNNNNNNNNNNNNNNNNNNNNNNNNNNNNNNNNNNNNNNNNNNNNNNNNNNNNNNNNNNNNNNNNNNNNNNNNNNNNNNNNNNNNNNNNNNNNNNNNNNNNNNNNNNNNNNNNNNNNNNNNNNNNNNNNNNNNNNNNNNNNNNNNNNNNNNNNNNNNNNNNNNNNNNNNNNNNNNNNNNNNNNNNNNNNNNNNNNNNNNNNNNNNNNNNNNNNNNNNNNNNNNNNNNNNNNNNNNNNNNNNNNNNNNNNNNNNNNNNNNNNNNNNNNNNNNNNNNNNNNNNNNNNNNNNNNNNNNNNNNNNNNNNNNNNNNNNNNNNNNNNNNNNNNNNNNNNNNNNNNNNNNNNNNNNNNNNNNNNNNNNNNNNNNNNNNNNNNNNNNNNNNNNNNNNNNNNNNNNNNNNNNNNNNNNNNNNNNNNNNNNNNNNNNNNNNNNNNNNNNNNNNNNNNNNNNNNNNNNNNNNNNNNNNNNNNNNNNNNNNNNNNNNNNNNNNNNNNNNNNNNNNNNNNNNNNNNNNNNNNNNNNNNNNNNNNNNNNNNNNNNNNNNNNNNNNNNNNNNNNNNNNNNNNNNNNNNNNNNNNNNNNNNNNNNNNNNNNNNNNNNNNNNNNNNNNNNNNNNNNNNNNNNNNNNNNNNNNNNNNNNNNNNNNNNNNNNNNNNNNNNNNNNNNNNNNNNNNNNNNNNNNNNNNNTTCTCCTATGTCCAGTATTAAACAAGttaaattttgcaaagatctccagaaattcaGCACAGATGCCATTAACCCAAGCCGAGTCTACTCTACCAGCTTAAtctgcccatcaaaatgcaggaaatagcatttcagtttctattatatttcaaaattttcccggatcCCCAAGACCTCCTGCgcttgacaggatttccatttaAAATCCCGGGGAAAGTGAAAAATCAGGCTTGCTAGAACAGTtctaacatcatcatcattagttaGGTCATATCGAATCAGGGCTGGCATGAGATATCTaacaacatctgcttgtttTATTCCAGGCTGACTCTCCCACATGGAACGCTTCTGTCTGTGTCAACTTCTGTGACCAGTTCCTCTCACACGTCAAGAAAGTTGTACAAGAAGACAACCCCAGGTTGGcactttctgatattttttgcaCCTTGAACAGATCTTCACTTTGTTGACAAAATAGCCAAATTGAATATAACATTTATAGTGTTGTTATTTTACTAGTTTTTTGTTATGATATAGAGGTTTGCAAGTTGCAAAAATTTAAATATATACAGAATAGTCcagaaaaatcaaatttttcagCAAACCTTAAATCATGTGTAAAGGATGCAATTTtttcaccttgaattttttCATTACAATTAAGTATGATGTATGTAATCCTTTACAAATGCTTTAAGTAATGCTTAAAGATTTTATGTTGTGAAAGGCCTTTCCTAATCCATATGTGTCCTTGTTTTTCaggcttgtttatttgtttacatgGAGACCGAACTGCCCTGTAACCCACACCGTACACAGGGACTCTGAGAACAGCTTCTTACCAGACTGGTACACACAAAGCTTCCAAACAACTTAGTTGATATGGGGCAAAGTTAAAGAAATATGCTAACAGTTAGTTACCAGGGCTCAAATACTGGTTGCATGTGCACCCAAGTGcaaccaaaattggaactgtgcacccaaattttttcagtgggtgcacagggtttTTCGGtttatgtatgaaaagatatcaagtatactaatatacatcatattcttgacatctaagtgtgacaaaaataataaaaatgtctcatgtttcttgtttaagaatttgatagctcaatgtaactaagttttgttattattcttttttttacattctacttaaatgtgcacccaaaatttttttggtgcacccaatttttcaatctgggtgcaccagtgcacctaatcccccaaatgaatttcgagccctggttacACTTTACATCCAACACAGGAATTAacactatagggacttacccctctaaattttcggacaAGAACtctgtcgaccttgttcacagaaagATTGGAACTTCTATCTCCAGAAGTGAcatcaggaacacaccactgttgcaggagggggtcataagtatcagaaagtctatgtcgccccccgtctctgttgagggtgggctggtgggctctgatgtacaCTGTCTCCTTTATGCCTCACGGAAAGAAATCCTGATCGGAATCgaggattttgactttgtccaaaGATGTAGAGATGTGTCCCGCAGACTGTTGTATATGTTGTGACACCTCAGAGTTGGGGAATAGGagcaaagttttcttttttagtGTGATTCACAAACAACTACTAAAACCACtacagtcagtctatacagactatgactctTTAATaactgtggaaacaaaaaatacaacacaagaTATTTATAAAGAtttatgtacaatatgaaataCTCACTGACAGAAGTTCAAGGGGCTTGTTTGGTCGAGTTAGATATGTTATTGTTGAGTGACCACAGTACAGTTTTGTATAATAtatcaaacaagaaagcttctgaaaaaagctgcccggtgcgtattttggaaaaagccttgatgttaaacaaaatcacatgaaaaaagagtttttaaacatcgaattactgaattggtctgtcttctattaaaaaaacattacatgagatttgtctaacaaagaaaaaaaaaattgttacaagtggggttcaAACCCACAGATCACGGCTGCCCAGACATGCCAGAGCGTTGTCGGCCACACAAGCTGATTGCGTAATATAGCGTACAGAAAGGCTATAACAAGACAAGGGTTGAACCGTTGAACGGTCGAAGGGACGAAGGAACCGTTGAACGGTCGAAGGGATGAAGGAAGGGTCGAACGATCGAACAAACCGCTTCTCTCGGCACAAGACCCGGTGCTACGCACCGGGAAAAATAGATTGCATTCTGGCAGAATCGACTATTATACGTCTTGTCTATAGAGACTCTGATTAGAAGTCtgacaaaatttcagattcCGATGGTTGAGATCTCGTTTGAAGTATGTAAGTTTCAACTTAAAGATATTCCCATAAAAGAAGGATGGAACATTTTATCTTCCATTCATGTAACATGAGGTGAATGGAATAACGTGTTAGTTTAGGATCTGATGAAAGACCAGACACCCTATAtggtcaagaaaaaaaaatgtagtgtttCCTGGTCTCTGTTGACAAAGACTCCAAACAGGATTTCAATTAGAGTTTCAATCAGATCAGAATCTGTACCCagacatatgtatatatatatatatatctgaagTTATGGAATTACGTGTTATTTTATGTAATAATGTAAAAACACTGTTATCAGGATAGCTGGATCTATTCGTTGTAGGTTTAAGTTATTACAACACAGCTAAATATTGGCAGTTTTGAGCAAATTTCAATAGTACATTTAATTTAGAACTATCTGATGAAATGTTGACATCAGCAAAATAGGTAGTTCCTGTTCGAATTATGCCCCTGTGGCGCAAGTTAAACTAGCAAAGGTAGAATTTTAGAACTCCAGCAGTGAGAgtcagatacagtcaaacctgcccaagcgaccacctcgtcttagcgaccacctggccattacgaccacttttttctcggtcccgaaaatgtttgccattgacataagcattaagcgacctcttcacaacgaccacctggccaacgcgaccgtgACCGCCAAAAATTGCGAACagatccctgcccataacgaccgtgTCATTTTCAACTCTTGAGGTGTcgtcgattttcaatgataatttGCGCCGAATTCGGCTAGTTTGTGTCAGATTTTGACTATCATTACGATGTTATGGttaaaataaagatggcggcagaTGCGTGCGTGTGCTTGGTATTTGCTATGAAACACAACGAAAatcatttaaactatgcatcgggcatgttgggagttgatactcttctaaccgacttCTAACTGACCAAATCTTCTAACCGACtgtgtggtcgtcttgggcaggtttgcaGGTACTCCAACTGTagggaaatggaccattgtctgAAGTATCACACATTTACAACTTGTCTTGCCAAAATGGATGGTGTTTTAATTAACAGTTTTTGGGGCTTTTTAAGTCCATGTTTGCTATGTTTTTGTATGTAATTCATTACTCAATATATTTCTATCATAATTTAGTGAAAGTTGATTTGAAGCTTTCCTTTGTCATTATACCTGCCTGATATATGGAATTATTGTTACTTAATAATTGTTGTCCTCTCTATCTTATTGTTGatgctgttttgtttttaatctgCGTGAAATTTGCATGTATCCTAATAatatttctatacatgtataatacatcTAAGTAAGACTGAAAGGTTGAAAATGTAGATACGTTTGCTGTTTTTTATTATGAAAATGGGTACTATTAGGTAGAAATATTGAATCCGTGTATATTGAGTGTAATAAATAGATTCAGTGGATAGCAACCCTTATGGCATTACATCTATCTTCTGATGTGGCACTGTTAAGTTATTAACTGAAGTGCAGTGCCTCACCTGTCTTGAAGCAAATAAAAAGAATATGTCCGAATAACTAAGACGTTTTTGGAACCTCTGAAGTTCAACACGTGCGCTTCAACACCATGAACACTACACCAAAAGGTCTGAACCATTTGGATTGGTCAGTGAGCCCCACTATGTTAAATGCTTGTGTTatgcccccttcacacgagagcatgAATAAGTCGGAATGCCATCTATTCCTTGCAATTCCTGACAATACGTAGTGTGTTCTAattgcattccagctatttgtgcccgttttttttttggctagcgtgaaagtttttgacatgttaaaaactctCCAGGTGAATTCGAACTGGAGAAATATCAAATGAtattcatagtggattctaactgcagtctgaccgcattctgtgacattccaacattattcgaaacattctcatctcattcgatggagaaccgaaacggcaagccatctcgaatcctgccagaatgtggccgagaGAATATCAGGAATGTAGccggaatgtctagaatacactacgaatgcacacgaatagaaaagaattttcattctgaccaTTGTTCTGACGGCATGTTGGCTCATTTCGGCATGTTGGCTCATTTCTTCTCGTGTGAAAGGGAtataaggcccatttggaattccctcccgaatgtggcacgaattttgcaaatatttcattccggctggttctgcttgattcctgctaattcggtttcagtgtgaaggccctataattAATGTTGNCCCGACAGTCGGGATTTATACAGTCGGGTATGGCAAGGCCAGATTTTTGTCGGTGCGTAGCACCTGCTTTGAATTGACAGAAGCGGTTGGTTCAACCGTTCgtttggatgcatggatcggtcaatttaaccaaacccctGTAATAGCCCTTCTATATAAATAAAGCATGATTACGTAACCGAGTCAGCGTGGCCTAGTGGTCTAGACGCAAATAGCAATTTGTttctgcagccgtggatcgtgggttatttttgttttttgttag
This genomic stretch from Branchiostoma floridae strain S238N-H82 chromosome 13, Bfl_VNyyK, whole genome shotgun sequence harbors:
- the LOC118429597 gene encoding decapping and exoribonuclease protein-like (The sequence of the model RefSeq protein was modified relative to this genomic sequence to represent the inferred CDS: added 24 bases not found in genome assembly) gives rise to the protein MEIPNIIKADSPTWNASVCVNFCDQFLSHVKKVVQEDNPRLVYLFTWRPNCPVTHTVHRDSENSFLPDWYTQSFQTT